Proteins from one Carassius gibelio isolate Cgi1373 ecotype wild population from Czech Republic chromosome A25, carGib1.2-hapl.c, whole genome shotgun sequence genomic window:
- the LOC127947028 gene encoding WD repeat-containing protein 61, which yields MSTQYSILFKQEHAHEDAIWTAAWGRSEKDGSETIVTGSLDDLVKVWKWWDEKLELQWTLEGHQLGIVSVDISQNGAIAASSSLDAHIRLWDLETGKQIKSMDAGPVDAWTVAFSPDSKYIATGSHLGKVNIFGVESGKKEHSLDTRGKFILSIAYSPDGKYLASGAIDGIINIFDIATGKLLHTLEGHAMPIRSLTFSPDSQLLVTASDDGYIKIYDVQHANLAGTLSGHGSWVLNVAFSPDNTHFVSSSSDKSVKVWDTSSRSCVNTFFDHQDQVWSVKYNPTGSKIVSAGDDRAIHIYDCPM from the exons ATGAGCACACAA TACAGTATTCTATTCAAGCAGGAGCAtg ctcaCGAAGATGCCATCTGGACGGCGGCTTGGGGTCGCAGTGAGAAGGACGGGTCAGAAACCATCGTGACCGGCTCTTTGGACGACCTGGTGAAAGTTTGGAAATGGTGGGATGAGAAGCTGGAGCTGCAGTGGACACTGGAGGGTCACCAGCTGGGCATCGTGTCGGTGGACATCAGTCAGAACGGAGCGATCGCTGCCTCCAGCTCTCTTGATGCTCATATTCGGCTCTGGGATCTGGAGACGGGCAAACAGATTAAGTCCATGGACGCAGGCCCAG TTGACGCCTGGACGGTTGCCTTTTCTCCTGACTCCAAATACATTGCCACCGGCAGCCATCTAGGGAAGGTCAACATCTTCGGTGTGGAAAGTGGGAAAAAGGAGCACTCGCTGGACACCAGAGGGAAGTTCATTCTGAGCATCGCTTAC agtcCAGATGGAAAGTACCTAGCCAGTGGTGCTATAGACGGAATCATTAATATCTTTGATATTGCGACTGGGAAACTCCTGCACACACTGGAAG gTCATGCGATGCCTATCAGGTCTCTGACTTTCTCTCCAGACTCTCAGCTGCTGGTAACCGCATCAGATGACGGCTACATCAAGATCTATGACGT GCAGCACGCTAACCTGGCCGGCACTCTCAGCGGTCACGGGTCCTGGGTGCTGAACGTGGCCTTTTCACCCGACAACACACACTTCGTGTCCAG TTCGTCTGATAAGAGTGTAAAAGTGTGGGACACAAGCAGCAGGTCATGTGTGAACACGTTCTTTGATCATCAGGACCAG
- the LOC127947033 gene encoding cellular retinoic acid-binding protein 1, whose protein sequence is MPPNFAGTWKMKSSENFDELLKALGVNAMLRKVAGAAAAKPHVEIRQDGEQFYIKTSTSVRTTEINFRIGEEFDEETVDGRKCKSLATWETENRIYCKQTLVDQDGPVTFWSREIRGDELILIFGADDVVCTRIYVRE, encoded by the exons ATGCCTCCTAACTTCGCCGGCACCTGGAAAATGAAGAGCAGTGAGAATTTCGATGAACTTCTGAAAGCTCTCG GTGTGAACGCTATGCTCCGGAAAGTGGCCGGCGCCGCAGCAGCCAAACCTCACGTGGAGATCCGACAGGACGGAGAGCAGTTCTACATCAAGACCTCCACCTCGGTACGCACCACGGAAATCAACTTTCGCATCGGAGAGGAGTTTGACGAGGAGACGGTGGACGGCAGGAAATGTAAG AGTTTGGCCACATGGGAGACAGAGAATAGAATCTACTGCAAACAGACGCTTGTGGATCAAGACGGACCCGTCACATTCTGGAGCAGAGAGATACGTGGAGACGAACTGATCCTG ATCTTTGGGGCCGACGACGTGGTGTGCACAAGGATTTACGTGCGAGAATGA